In a single window of the Anguilla rostrata isolate EN2019 chromosome 6, ASM1855537v3, whole genome shotgun sequence genome:
- the vash2 gene encoding tubulinyl-Tyr carboxypeptidase 2 has translation MTGPSSAGTSSTASKIGRHGRSKSTNNCKSTSGAESASSSSTANTGRSSGEEEEKDGGALFYVNRTGFPIESVTWERMWTHVAKVHPDGQETVDKIRNAAYLPKHPVPSFPNFKPSTSVPDWLQAVQNYMKMLQYNHTGTQFFEIRKTRPLSGLMETAREMIRESLPIKCLEAVILGIYLTNGLTSVERFPISFKTQFSGNHFHHVVLGVYCNGRYGSLGMSRRADLMDKALTFRTLSELVFDFEDSYRRYQHAIKKVKIGLYVPHDPHVFQPIEWKHLVLNAGRLGREDMRKELEKHARDMRMKILKSSSAQSPIKERTRGKSLSPRRRQTSPQRRHVHRRDKSPAAVDRKPAELSTLNDGYQIRI, from the exons ATGACTGGACCAAGCTCTGCTGGCACCAGCTCAACAGCATCTAAAATCGGTAGACACGGCCGCTCAAAAAGCACCAACAACTGCAAGTCCACTTCGGGTGCCGAATCAGCCTCTTCCAGCTCCACAGCCAACACTGGTCGGTCAtcgggagaggaagaggagaaagatgGAGGTGCGCTGTTTTATGTGAACAGAACTGGTTTTCCCATTGAAAGTGTCACTTGGGAAAGAATGTGGACTCATGTTGCCAAAGTGCATCCCGATGGTCAAGAGACGGTGGACAAAATAAGGAACGCCGCATACCTCCCTAAA CACCCCGTGCCGTCGTTTCCGAACTTCAAGCCCTCCACGTCCGTCCCAGACTGGCTGCAGGCCGTCCAGAACTACATGAAGATGCTGCA ATACAATCACACGGGCACTCAGTTCTTTGAAATTAGGAAGACAAGACCTCTCAGTGG GTTAATGGAGACGGCCAGGGAGATGATCAGGGAATCCCTCCCCATTAAATGCCTGGAGGCGGTCATCCTGGGAAT CTACCTGACCAACGGGCTGACCTCGGTGGAGCGCTTCCCCATCAGCTTCAAGACGCAGTTCTCAGGGAACCACTTCCACCACGTGGTGCTGGGGGTCTACTGCAACGGGCGCTACGGCTCGCTGGGCATGAGCCGGCGGGCGGACCTGATGGACAAGGCGCTGACCTTCCGCACGCTCAGCGAGCTGGTCTTCGACTTCGAGGACTCGTACCGCCGCTACCAGCACGCCATCAAGAAGGTGAAGATCGGCCTGTACGTGCCGCACGACCCGCACGTCTTCCAGCCCATCGAGTGGAAGCACCTGGTGCTCAACGCCGGCCGGCTGGGCCGGGAGGACATGCGcaaggagctggagaagcaCGCCCGCGACATGCGCATGAAG ATCCTGAAGTCATCGAGCGCACAGTCTCCCATCAAAGAGCGAACGAGGGGCAagtccctctccccccgccgCCGACAGACCAGCCCCCAAAGACGGCACGTCCACAGGAGAGACAAATC GCCTGCCGCTGTGGACCGAAAACCTGCCGAACTCAGTACCCTGAACGACGGCTACCAAATCCGCATCTGA
- the angel2 gene encoding protein angel homolog 2 isoform X1 produces the protein MYRSPNSNYEYPCTPHLPMFTRHLNVLGSGWSPSAQASLGWWRTPYPFNPSWWMGHPPWPRQFHHNRNLLVNPGARDIGTWGRSTSGLATDHPRFLFTGFQRALHLSHGIMDNAKTDPPHKRRRSPDDERAGQKPRSSPSHFPCHERQGRESQNSAIPNDPSPWKIQTSPPKRRPPTEIKRQWEDFSHLYKRRSKSDSPFDFSVMSYNILSQQLLQENAYLYKHCPSSVLDWSHRFPNILKELELHNADILCLQEVQEDHYQKQLKPSLESLGYHCEYKRRTGWKSDGCAVSFKRDRFSLVSGHPVEYFRRDVPTLDRDNVGLVLLLRPLGPPGPRGPRGPPGPGQVLCVANTHLLYNPRRGDIKLAQLAVLLAEITRVSRLADGGACPVVLCGDFNSVPGSPLYSFIRDSWLEYEGIPIGMVSGQEESHRVQRLLPVPIWPRSVGISQRCQYESQPGTDAEAEGEASCLTEGTDAPHNEAHRPSIAHGLRLTSAYAHRLTEGGRPEVTTCHSRTAITVDYIFYSAARGDTVAQPECSAAPEQGLQLLARLALVDKRDLWTANGLPNERNSSDHLPLLTRFRLCP, from the exons aTGTACCGAAGCCCCAACTCCAATTATGAATATCCATGTACACCCCA CCTCCCCATGTTTACTCGGCACCTGAACGTCTTGGGCTCCGGCTGGTCTCCCTCCGCACAGGCATCACTGGGGTGGTGGCGGACTCCGTACCCGTTCAATCCCTCATGGTGGATGGGGCACCCCCCCTGGCCTCGGCAGTTTCACCACAACAGGAACTTGCTGGTAAACCCAGGCGCTCGAGATATCGGAACTTGGGGACGAAGCACCTCAGGTTTGGCGACAGACCACCCCAGGTTCTTATTCACTGGTTTTCAAAGGGCCTTACATCTTTCCCACGGAATCATGGATAATGCAAAAACTGATCCTCCGCACAAGAGGAGGAGAAGCCCAGATGACGAGAGGGCCGGGCAGAAACCACGAAGTTCACCCAGTCATTTTCCCTGTCACGAGAGGCAAGGACGAGAGAGCCAAAATAGCGCGATTCCAAATGACCCTTCTCCGTGGAAAATTCAGACAAGTCCTCCGAAGAGAAGACCGCCCACAG AAATAAAGAGACAGTGGGAGGATTTTTCTCACCTTTATAAGCGCAGATCAAAGTCAGATTCGCCCTTTGACTTTTCTGTGATGTCGTACAACATCTTGTctcagcagctcctccaggaaAACGCTTATTTGTACAAACACTGCCCTTCATCTGTACTTGACTGGAGCCACCGCTTCCCCAATATACTGAAGGAACTTGAGCTGCATAATGCAGAT ATATTGTGTCTACAAGAAGTGCAAGAGGACCACTATCAAAAACAGCTCAAACCCAGTCTAGAGTCTTTAG GGTACCATTGTGAGTACAAGAGGCGCACGGGCTGGAAATCGGACGGCTGCGCGGTGAGCTTCAAGCGGGACCGCTTCTCCTTGGTGTCTGGGCACCCCGTGGAGTACTTCCGGCGGGACGTCCCCACCCTGGACCGGGACAACGTGGGCCTGGTGCTCCTGCTGCGCCCGCTCGGCCCTCCCGGCCCCCGCGGCCCCCGCGGCCCCCCCGGTCCGGGGCAGGTCCTGTGCGTGGCCAACACGCACCTCCTGTACAACCCGCGGCGGGGGGACATCAAGCTGGCCCAGCTGGCCGTGCTGCTGGCGGAGATCACCCGCGTGTCGCGCCTGGCGGACGGCGGCGCCTGCCCCGTTGTCCTCTGCGGGGATTTCAACTCCGTGCCCGGGTCCCCCCTCTACAGCTTCATCCGGGACAGCTGGCTGGAGTACGAGGGCATCCCCATCGGGATG GTGTCCGGTCAGGAGGAGAGCCACAGAGTGCAGCGTCTCCTCCCCGTGCCCATTTGGCCCCGGAGCGTGGGCATCAGCCAGCGCTGCCAGTACGAGAGCCAGCCCGGGACGGATGCAG AGGCTGAGGGAGAGGCCTCCTGTCTCACAGAGGGAACAGACGCCCCACACAACGA GGCTCACAGACCCAGCATCGCCCACGGCCTCAGGCTCACCTCGGCCTACGCCCACCGCCTGACGGAGGGCGGGAGGCCCGAGGTCACCACCTGCCACTCCAGGACCGCCATCACCGTGGACTACATCTTCTACTCCGCGGCGCGGGGGGACACGGTGGCACAGCCAG aatgcagtgcggCTCCCGAGCAGGGGCTGCAGCTCCTGGCCAGGCTGGCGCTGGTGGACAAGAGGGACCTGTGGACGGCCAACGGGCTGCCCAACGAGCGCAACTCGTCCGACCACCTCCCCCTGCTCACACGCTTCCGCCTCTGCCCCTGA
- the angel2 gene encoding protein angel homolog 2 isoform X2, giving the protein MFTRHLNVLGSGWSPSAQASLGWWRTPYPFNPSWWMGHPPWPRQFHHNRNLLVNPGARDIGTWGRSTSGLATDHPRFLFTGFQRALHLSHGIMDNAKTDPPHKRRRSPDDERAGQKPRSSPSHFPCHERQGRESQNSAIPNDPSPWKIQTSPPKRRPPTEIKRQWEDFSHLYKRRSKSDSPFDFSVMSYNILSQQLLQENAYLYKHCPSSVLDWSHRFPNILKELELHNADILCLQEVQEDHYQKQLKPSLESLGYHCEYKRRTGWKSDGCAVSFKRDRFSLVSGHPVEYFRRDVPTLDRDNVGLVLLLRPLGPPGPRGPRGPPGPGQVLCVANTHLLYNPRRGDIKLAQLAVLLAEITRVSRLADGGACPVVLCGDFNSVPGSPLYSFIRDSWLEYEGIPIGMVSGQEESHRVQRLLPVPIWPRSVGISQRCQYESQPGTDAEAEGEASCLTEGTDAPHNEAHRPSIAHGLRLTSAYAHRLTEGGRPEVTTCHSRTAITVDYIFYSAARGDTVAQPECSAAPEQGLQLLARLALVDKRDLWTANGLPNERNSSDHLPLLTRFRLCP; this is encoded by the exons ATGTTTACTCGGCACCTGAACGTCTTGGGCTCCGGCTGGTCTCCCTCCGCACAGGCATCACTGGGGTGGTGGCGGACTCCGTACCCGTTCAATCCCTCATGGTGGATGGGGCACCCCCCCTGGCCTCGGCAGTTTCACCACAACAGGAACTTGCTGGTAAACCCAGGCGCTCGAGATATCGGAACTTGGGGACGAAGCACCTCAGGTTTGGCGACAGACCACCCCAGGTTCTTATTCACTGGTTTTCAAAGGGCCTTACATCTTTCCCACGGAATCATGGATAATGCAAAAACTGATCCTCCGCACAAGAGGAGGAGAAGCCCAGATGACGAGAGGGCCGGGCAGAAACCACGAAGTTCACCCAGTCATTTTCCCTGTCACGAGAGGCAAGGACGAGAGAGCCAAAATAGCGCGATTCCAAATGACCCTTCTCCGTGGAAAATTCAGACAAGTCCTCCGAAGAGAAGACCGCCCACAG AAATAAAGAGACAGTGGGAGGATTTTTCTCACCTTTATAAGCGCAGATCAAAGTCAGATTCGCCCTTTGACTTTTCTGTGATGTCGTACAACATCTTGTctcagcagctcctccaggaaAACGCTTATTTGTACAAACACTGCCCTTCATCTGTACTTGACTGGAGCCACCGCTTCCCCAATATACTGAAGGAACTTGAGCTGCATAATGCAGAT ATATTGTGTCTACAAGAAGTGCAAGAGGACCACTATCAAAAACAGCTCAAACCCAGTCTAGAGTCTTTAG GGTACCATTGTGAGTACAAGAGGCGCACGGGCTGGAAATCGGACGGCTGCGCGGTGAGCTTCAAGCGGGACCGCTTCTCCTTGGTGTCTGGGCACCCCGTGGAGTACTTCCGGCGGGACGTCCCCACCCTGGACCGGGACAACGTGGGCCTGGTGCTCCTGCTGCGCCCGCTCGGCCCTCCCGGCCCCCGCGGCCCCCGCGGCCCCCCCGGTCCGGGGCAGGTCCTGTGCGTGGCCAACACGCACCTCCTGTACAACCCGCGGCGGGGGGACATCAAGCTGGCCCAGCTGGCCGTGCTGCTGGCGGAGATCACCCGCGTGTCGCGCCTGGCGGACGGCGGCGCCTGCCCCGTTGTCCTCTGCGGGGATTTCAACTCCGTGCCCGGGTCCCCCCTCTACAGCTTCATCCGGGACAGCTGGCTGGAGTACGAGGGCATCCCCATCGGGATG GTGTCCGGTCAGGAGGAGAGCCACAGAGTGCAGCGTCTCCTCCCCGTGCCCATTTGGCCCCGGAGCGTGGGCATCAGCCAGCGCTGCCAGTACGAGAGCCAGCCCGGGACGGATGCAG AGGCTGAGGGAGAGGCCTCCTGTCTCACAGAGGGAACAGACGCCCCACACAACGA GGCTCACAGACCCAGCATCGCCCACGGCCTCAGGCTCACCTCGGCCTACGCCCACCGCCTGACGGAGGGCGGGAGGCCCGAGGTCACCACCTGCCACTCCAGGACCGCCATCACCGTGGACTACATCTTCTACTCCGCGGCGCGGGGGGACACGGTGGCACAGCCAG aatgcagtgcggCTCCCGAGCAGGGGCTGCAGCTCCTGGCCAGGCTGGCGCTGGTGGACAAGAGGGACCTGTGGACGGCCAACGGGCTGCCCAACGAGCGCAACTCGTCCGACCACCTCCCCCTGCTCACACGCTTCCGCCTCTGCCCCTGA